Proteins encoded by one window of Coriobacteriia bacterium:
- the dltB gene encoding D-alanyl-lipoteichoic acid biosynthesis protein DltB codes for MTFYAEPAFFILLVVAIIPAAYLGFTQRRIAPYGLAVSLVFLAFLFGKDLRGLAALAFYLCLETAVTFPFLRRRLKGGKSKALFWLCVSISVLPLVAYKVAAVFDHNLLGFLGISYMTFKAVQVVIEVHDGLIKELSLFDYLYFLLIFAPFTSGPIDRSRRFGEDVRRSYTKEEYADLFSAGILYVLLGAVYKLVLSGIFFRLYTPAVLTQTAFLWGSLDAVRDAYAYGLYLFFDFAGYSLMAVGVSYCFGIRTPRNFNAPFIALDIKDFWNRWHITLSSWLRDFVFMRITTLATKKRWFKSRLSVACCGYMANMILMGAWHGLTANYLAYGVYHGLLLSATEVFERKSKFRKRFKDRLWFKMVSWFVTINLVMFGFALFSGQVAILFKR; via the coding sequence ATGACGTTTTATGCCGAACCGGCCTTCTTCATACTGCTGGTCGTCGCGATTATTCCGGCAGCATACCTCGGCTTCACTCAACGCCGTATTGCTCCCTATGGACTGGCCGTTTCCTTGGTCTTTCTCGCTTTCCTGTTCGGGAAGGACTTGCGAGGACTCGCGGCGCTTGCCTTCTATCTGTGTCTCGAGACCGCAGTTACGTTTCCCTTTCTGCGGAGGCGGCTGAAGGGAGGGAAGAGCAAGGCGCTCTTCTGGCTTTGTGTATCCATATCCGTTCTACCCTTGGTGGCATACAAGGTCGCTGCGGTCTTTGACCACAATCTCCTAGGCTTCCTGGGAATCTCGTACATGACCTTCAAGGCCGTTCAGGTTGTCATTGAGGTTCACGACGGCCTCATCAAGGAGTTGTCCCTCTTTGACTATCTCTACTTCCTGCTGATCTTCGCGCCGTTCACTTCGGGCCCTATCGATCGAAGCAGGCGCTTTGGGGAGGATGTACGCCGTTCCTACACGAAAGAGGAATACGCCGATCTCTTCTCTGCCGGGATCTTGTACGTGTTGTTGGGCGCGGTATACAAGTTGGTGCTGTCAGGTATCTTCTTCCGGTTGTATACGCCGGCAGTTTTGACGCAAACGGCGTTTCTGTGGGGTTCTCTGGATGCCGTGCGGGATGCGTACGCATATGGGCTGTACCTGTTCTTCGACTTCGCCGGATACAGCCTAATGGCAGTCGGCGTGAGCTACTGCTTTGGGATCAGAACCCCCAGGAACTTCAATGCTCCGTTCATCGCGCTCGACATCAAAGATTTCTGGAATCGCTGGCATATCACGTTGTCCTCATGGCTCAGGGACTTTGTCTTCATGCGGATCACAACGCTCGCGACGAAGAAGAGATGGTTCAAATCAAGACTGAGCGTCGCATGCTGTGGCTACATGGCGAACATGATCCTGATGGGCGCCTGGCACGGCCTCACGGCGAACTATCTTGCCTACGGTGTCTATCACGGGCTGCTCTTGTCGGCGACAGAGGTCTTCGAAAGGAAATCGAAGTTCCGCAAGAGGTTCAAGGATCGGCTATGGTTCAAGATGGTGTCATGGTTCGTCACCATCAATCTCGTGATGTTCGGGTTCGCATTGTTCTCCGGGCAAGTGGCGATTCTCTTCAAACGATGA
- the dltC gene encoding D-alanine--poly(phosphoribitol) ligase subunit DltC, which yields MAEEVENTVLALLIDICGEPEIENERDADLFELGLLDSMAAVELLVAIEENFGVEIAPTEVQREEMNTVNKIIFQVEERIG from the coding sequence ATGGCCGAGGAAGTTGAGAACACGGTACTTGCCCTGCTCATTGACATCTGCGGTGAACCCGAGATTGAGAATGAGCGTGATGCCGATCTTTTCGAGTTGGGCCTTCTTGACTCAATGGCTGCAGTCGAGCTGTTAGTGGCGATAGAGGAGAACTTCGGTGTGGAGATAGCGCCGACGGAAGTCCAGCGTGAAGAAATGAACACGGTGAACAAGATCATCTTCCAGGTCGAAGAAAGAATCGGGTGA